The following are encoded together in the Echinicola jeungdonensis genome:
- a CDS encoding DUF6377 domain-containing protein — protein sequence MINKTLITLIILISSSFFQAWANTKDSLLHVLSESIEFQEKYIQEKEDHIENLKGQLNSTDNQNHQKVFEINLKLYKAYQSYQFDSAFTYARKLQEAARKMGFADKATQAKLALSTILRSSGMYKEAFDSLNAIQLKGVTDSLKIEFYRQKALAHYDLAAYNSDDYYSTLNGQKGNQFVDAAISLADSNGLVYYQLRGLKAEAIGDYLTALEIFQQIVENFDISLHESAMAYYSLGRIHLALGDEEKSLEYITRSAIADVQSVTKETVALMDLANRLYDLGELSLAYDFINQAAEDAKFYGARHRILQVSAILPEIESAKLASVEYQRKRLMTFLITVTLLSLMVIGFAFIIFRQYRLLKLAKKDLTQSNSKLLEVNEKLKEANKIKEEYIGHSFTKDSEYLDKLDRFKKDIDRKLMSKKFDDLHHVLKSINLKQEREALFVKFDEIFLRLFPNFINTFNSYFKEEDQFEIRNNQSLPIELRIFALIRIGITDHEQIASILGYSVRTIYNYKTKVKSKSILSNEEFEQKVMEIRTV from the coding sequence ATGATCAATAAAACCCTAATTACATTAATTATTCTGATTTCAAGTTCCTTTTTTCAGGCCTGGGCAAATACCAAAGATAGCCTTCTTCATGTTTTGAGTGAATCCATAGAATTTCAGGAAAAATATATCCAGGAGAAAGAGGATCATATAGAAAATTTAAAGGGTCAATTAAATTCAACTGATAATCAGAACCACCAGAAAGTTTTTGAGATAAACCTTAAACTTTACAAAGCCTATCAATCTTACCAATTTGATTCTGCATTTACCTATGCCCGAAAATTGCAGGAGGCAGCAAGGAAAATGGGATTCGCGGATAAAGCAACCCAGGCTAAACTTGCCTTAAGTACAATTCTGCGATCCTCAGGGATGTATAAGGAAGCTTTCGATTCCTTGAATGCTATCCAATTAAAAGGTGTGACAGATAGCCTTAAAATTGAGTTTTACCGGCAAAAAGCCCTGGCCCACTATGATTTGGCCGCATATAACAGTGATGACTATTATTCAACCCTGAATGGACAAAAGGGCAATCAGTTTGTGGATGCTGCGATTTCACTGGCCGATTCAAATGGTTTGGTTTATTATCAATTAAGAGGTCTTAAAGCGGAAGCGATTGGGGATTATTTAACTGCTCTGGAAATATTTCAGCAAATAGTTGAAAATTTTGATATCTCTTTACATGAATCAGCCATGGCTTATTATTCCTTGGGAAGGATCCATTTGGCTTTGGGGGATGAAGAAAAGTCACTGGAATACATTACCCGATCTGCCATTGCGGATGTCCAATCAGTAACCAAGGAAACGGTGGCTTTGATGGATTTGGCCAATAGGCTTTATGACCTGGGTGAATTATCCCTAGCTTATGATTTTATCAATCAAGCCGCCGAAGATGCTAAATTTTATGGGGCAAGGCATCGTATTTTGCAGGTTTCGGCGATCCTTCCGGAAATAGAAAGTGCCAAACTGGCCAGTGTGGAATACCAAAGGAAAAGGTTGATGACCTTTTTGATCACGGTGACCTTGCTTTCTCTTATGGTGATAGGTTTTGCTTTTATCATCTTCAGGCAATACAGACTATTAAAGCTAGCCAAAAAAGACCTTACTCAAAGTAATTCCAAGCTGCTGGAAGTCAATGAAAAATTAAAAGAAGCCAATAAGATTAAAGAAGAATATATTGGTCATTCTTTTACCAAAGATTCTGAATACCTGGATAAACTGGATAGGTTCAAAAAGGATATTGACCGAAAGCTGATGTCCAAAAAATTTGATGATCTCCATCATGTACTAAAATCCATAAACCTAAAGCAGGAAAGAGAGGCCTTATTTGTTAAATTTGATGAAATTTTTCTCCGCTTATTTCCCAATTTCATTAATACCTTCAATTCCTACTTTAAAGAAGAAGACCAATTTGAAATAAGAAACAATCAGTCACTTCCAATTGAACTCCGGATTTTTGCATTGATACGAATAGGCATTACTGATCATGAACAGATTGCCAGCATTTTGGGCTATTCTGTCCGCACCATTTACAATTATAAAACTAAGGTCAAAAGTAAGTCCATACTTTCCAATGAGGAGTTTGAGCAAAAGGTAATGGAGATAAGGACGGTTTAA